In the genome of Mixta calida, the window GGAACTGTCCGCGCGGCATAATGTTCACCGTTTCATGCAGTTCCGACCAGACCAGCACCGCTTCGCCGCTTTTTATCTGGCGACGAACATCTTCTACCTTCTCCGCCAGCGAACGCTCCTGCTCGCCATAGTCGGTGCCTTCGCGCAGCACGAAGGCTTCAATCAGATTATCCAGCGTTTCCGGCGCCAGATCTTGCCAGGGAATCATCACAGCTTAGTTATCCAGATAAGGTGAAAGCCATTGGGGAATGCGCTGTTCCAGCCACATTTGCGGATGGCGCAGCGTACCGGCGACAAAACCAACGTGGCCGCCATGTTCTGTCAGTTGATATTCAATGTTAGCAGGTAACTGCGTCAGATCGGGGATCACCTCGTCAGTCATAAAGGGATCGTCTTTCGCATGAATAATGAGCAGCGGTTTACGCACGTTGGGCAACAGCGGCATAGCGCTGGCGCGGCGGTAGTAATCAACGGCGTCGATAAACCCGTGGGCGCGCGCGGTGATGGCGTCATCAAAATCGCGCAGCCGTTTTAGCGCGTTCAGCTGCGGCAGGTCTATCGGCAGCGTGCCGGGCCAGGCCTGCAGTTTGCGACGCGCGTTAAGCTTGAGCTGGCCCAGCAGGTAGCGCTGGTAGACGCGGGAGAAACCCTGCTCCAGCCTGGCGCTGCATGGCTCCAGCATCAGCGGCGCGGAGACCACCACGCCCGCATCCAGCAGGCAGAC includes:
- a CDS encoding YheU family protein, which produces MMIPWQDLAPETLDNLIEAFVLREGTDYGEQERSLAEKVEDVRRQIKSGEAVLVWSELHETVNIMPRGQFRG
- a CDS encoding hydrolase, whose protein sequence is MKLNHVREYSFIPMKGLHNPHLQTVLPRLFRRRIHLKPHWQRLDLPDGDFLDLAWSEDPSQARHKPRVVLFHGLEGNFNSPYAHGLLQAWRQRGWLGVVMHFRGCSGVPNRMGRIYHSGETGDASYFLQWLRDTFGDAPTAAVGVSLGGNMLACLMGEQGDVCLLDAGVVVSAPLMLEPCSARLEQGFSRVYQRYLLGQLKLNARRKLQAWPGTLPIDLPQLNALKRLRDFDDAITARAHGFIDAVDYYRRASAMPLLPNVRKPLLIIHAKDDPFMTDEVIPDLTQLPANIEYQLTEHGGHVGFVAGTLRHPQMWLEQRIPQWLSPYLDN